The sequence TGTGGCATTAATGCATAACAGCGGCGGGAAGAATCTAAAGAAAATCTTAATTTAGAAATCTAAAGAAAAGCTTAAATGTTATTTAAGTTTATAAAATTAGATAGAAATCTAAATTTTGAGAAAAAATTCTCAGTATTAATACAGGGAAGTGTCAATTTTATCGATTAAACATTGACACTGCCAGGGTAAGTATTAAACTCTACGATTTATCCCAACAGAGAACACAGAACTCTTAACTATCCCCTATCCCCTTTTATTCATCATCGATACTATTTCTCTCAGGAGTAAAAGTAGGTAGTACAGATCGGTCATCATCGGGAACTCTCAGGGGTATGTTTAAATGTCTACGTGCTTGTTCTTCGGCAATATCTCGGTCTTGTTCGTTGTTAAACTGGCTATGATCGAGCAAGTATTCGCTGTGTGCTGCTTGATCTTTTGCGGGTGGGTGGCCATGCTTCCACTTATATTTAAAATCCATCAGTGTGTCATGCCTCAATTTTTACCTAATCTTAATTTAGCTACTCGACTGCTCGCCTCTAGCTTTGGGTGGGAAGGTATTAACTATGGTTTTACCGAAATGGGTAAGTAATTAAGGGTTTTGCTTGCTGAATCTACCGAAATGATTAAGCAATTGAGGGTATTGTTTGCTGAATTTACCGAAATGAGTCAGCAATTGAGGGTTTTGCTTGCTGAATTTACCGAAATGATTAAGCAATTGAGGGTTTTGCTTGCTGAATTTACCGAAATGAGTCAGCAATTGAGGGTTTTGTTTGCTGAATTTACCGAAATGAGTTCATTAGAAGTAGGTTGGGTGAAGCAGAGCGCAACCCAACATGGATCCGGGTGTTGGGTTGCGTTACACTTCACCCAACCTACAAAATCTTAAATCTTGACACTGCTGTAACACACCATACTGGCTAGTTAACTAATTCGGTAGAAAATCTTCGTCTAAACACTCATCCGCAGTGAAGGGAGATTCTAGCGGAAAAGTGTCGAGAGATAAACCAGTTTCATCACTGGCTTGTTTTCTTGCATCTTGATAAGATTGTGTCAGGACTTCTAGGAAATATGGTTTTAAACTAGGACTATCTTTAAAACTTATTGTCAATCGGCGACGATGTTCTCTGATTGTCGCTTTCCAACTATTAGAGCGATTTTCTGGTTGGTATTTATATTTTAGTAAATGCATTAATAAAACAACTAAATTACTCACAAGTGCGTGTTTTTCGCTTCTCCCCATGCATTCAATCTCTTCTATGAGATTTTCTAAATCAACTTCAGAAAATCTGCCTTCTTTTAATTGTTTAGCGGTTGTCTGTATCCACAAATAAAAGTCTTGGTCGTAAAGACAAGAGTTTTTAAAAACTGTTGGTTGAGGCGTTGTCATCTAATTTTTTAACCTCCTAAAATCCAACTAGTAATTATAATTTCATTCCGCTCTGGCTATGCTTGTTACATGTGTTGTTTTTTCCTAGGAGTTTTTGGGGAGTAGGATTGGTTCTGGGTTATTCTCCAGGGAAACTTGAGATTTTGCCAATAGCAAGATGAGTGTATGATAACAATTTTTTGAGCTAAGACTTTTGTTTCATCAACGTCACCTAAAACAAAATAGAGACGCTGCATAACAACGTCTCTACTTTCATTAAATAAACTATGGGCAGTACCAGACTCGAACTGATGACATCCTGCTTGTAAGGCAGGCGCTCTACCAACTGAGCTAACCGCCCTCTTGGTCTTGACTTTAGGAAGTCTAGCACAATGTTCTAGGATTGCGCTAGTATTTTTGGGAAAATATTTTTGAGAACTTGATCAATGCCCTCTGGTCAGACGCACGATCGCATTACTTTATATGCTCTGCCGTTGGTGACGGGTATTGCGCTTTGGCAAACTAAAAGTAGCAATCTGACTCTATTGGTGGCTGGGGGTTTTTTATTTGGTGGGCTGATGTTTGGCCCTGATTTGGATATATATTCGGTGCAGTTCCAACGCTGGGGGTTTTTGCGCTGGATTTGGTTACCATATCAAAAAAGTCTGCGACATCGTTCTTTTTTATCTCACGGGCCGATCATCGGGACTACGTTGCGAGTGATTTATCTGGGAGGTTTGCTGGGATTTGTGGCTATTTTGGTGTTGTTGGTGGTTGGGAAGTTGGGAGGTGTGGCGTTTACTTGGCAAGATTTAGGTGTGGGTGTGAAGCGATCGCTTTCTATTTACTCCGGGGAATTTCTGGCTTTATTCTTGGGGTTGGAGTTGGGTGCTATGAGTCACTCTTTGAGTGATTGGGGTGGTTCGGCGTATAAGCGATTTCAAAAACAGGGGATACAGGGGTTGCTGCCCCGTGAGAAAATTAGGAGGCGCAAACCGAAGAAACGCGCGGTTGGTCGGTCTAAACCAGGAAGGTAATTTTTCCACACAGAGGATCACAGGGGTTTTATGGAGTCGCAAAATCAAACTTTGGCCGCGTTACAAGAGTTGATTGAGGTGGTTGAGAAGTTGCGATCGCCTGATGGGGGTTGTCCTTGGGATTTGGCGCAAACACCAACAAGTTTAACCCCGTACGTGATTGAGGAAGCTTATGAGGTGGTGGATGCGATTAAGCAAGGGGATCAAAAAGCGATCGCCGAGGAGTTAGGTGATTTACTTTTACAGGTGGTATTACAAGCACAAATTGCTAGAGAAGCGGGTGAGTTTTCTTTGCGAGATGTGGCTGAGGGAATTTCCCAAAAGTTAATTCGTCGTCATCCTCATGTGTTTGGTGATGTGTCGGTGACGAGTGTAGATGAAGTGCGGCAAAATTGGGAACAAATTAAAGCTGCGGAAAAGGGGGAATTGTCGCCAGAAAATCAAAAACTCAGTACTAAATTGAGTCGTTATGGACGTACTCTCCCACCATTAACAGCGGCGATGAAGATTTCCCAAAAGGCTGCTGATGTTGGGTTTGAGTGGGAAAATATTGCGGGAGTGTGGGCTAAATTTGATGAGGAGTTAACTGAGTTTCAACAGGCTTTGGCTACGGAAACGCCAGCGAATCAACAAGCAGAGTTGGGCGATTTATTATTTGCGGTTGTGCAATTAGCTCGTTGGCATCACCTCGACCCCGAAGCTGGTTTACAAGGTACTAATGAGCGGTTTGTCCAGCGGATCAAAAAAATGGAAGCGTTTGCAGATCGTCCCCTTTCAGATTATACCTTGGCAGAGTTAGAAAGTTTGTGGCAGCAAGCAAAAGCCCAAATTGCTCGTGAGTCGCAGGCTACCGACAATTGCTAGGATGAGGACAAGATTAAACCAATTCGCAATTCGCAATTCGCAATTCGCAATTCGCAATGACGCTCCTGCGTCGCTAACGCTTCGCTAACGCAATTCGCAATTACGTTCTGTAATGGGGATTTAGCGCAAAGTCAGCCGGGGGGATACTCCCCGCGGTGAACTTTGTAAGAGAGACCCCACCACAAAACTTACGGATTTTAGAATCCGGGGACTTAAACCCACGAAATTTTATTAAGACTTTTTTTACCATGACTGTAGTGCAGACGATTTCCCCCCTGGTGCATCTCGCCCAAAAAACTCGCCAAGCTGCGAGTTTGCTGGCGCTGCTTTCGACTGAAGAAAAAAACCAAGCTATTGCCGCGATCGCTCAAGCTTTAGAATCAGCAAAGGATGAAATTTGTCAAGCAAATATTGCTGATTGTGAAGCAGCGGCTGCTGATGGAATTGCCAAACCGCTTTATAAACGGTTGCAGTTGGATGAACATAAACTAAGAGATGCGATCGCTGGGGTAAGGGATGTAGAAAGGTTGGCTGATCCTGTGGGTCAAGTGCAAATTCACCGCGAAATTGATACAGGTTTGATTCTTCAGCGGATTACTTGTCCTTTGGGGGTTTTGGGGATTATTTTTGAAGCTCGTCCAGAAGCGGCGATACAAATTGTCTCTTTGGCGATTAAGTCTGGAAATGCTGTCATTCTCAAAGGTGGTAAAGAAGCAGTTCGTTCTTGCGAAGCCATAGTTAAAGCCATTAAACAAGGTTTATCTACCACCGCTGTCAACGCGGATGTGGTGCAATTATTAACAACTAGAGAAGAAATATTAGAACTTTTACAGTTAGATAAATATGTAGATTTAATTATTCCTAGAGGCTCTAATTCTTTTGTGCGGTTTGTTCAGGAAAATACGCGGATTCCGGTGTTAGGACATGCTGAGGGAATTTGTCATTTATATATAGATCAAAATATTGATTTGAGCAAGGCTGTGGCAATTACAGTTGATGCAAAAATTCAATATCCCGCCGCTTGTAATGCAATCGAAACTTTGTTAGTTCACAAATCAATTGCGCCGATATTTCTGCCGCAGGTTGCTCAAGCTTTGCAAGCAAATCATGTAGAATTGAGAGGCGACAAAGCAACTTTAGAAATTTTAGATAATATTACCGCTGCTACAGAATTAGACTGGGAAACAGAATATAGCGATCTAATTTTATCTATTAAAATTGTCGATTCTTTAGCAGAAGCGATCGCCCATATTAATTATTATGGTTCTCGCCACACCGAAGCAATCGTTACTGAAGATTTAAAAGCTGCACAAACCTTCTTAGTAATGGTCAACGCAGCAGGTGTTTATCACAACTGTTCTACCCGCTTTGCTGATGGTTTCCGTTATGGCTTCGGTGCAGAAGTAGGTATTAGTACTCAACAAATGCCACCCCGCGGCCCCGTGGGCTTGGAAGGCTTGGTAACATATAAATACCAAATGACTGGTGATGGTCATATTGTCGCCACTTACACAGGTGCAAATGCTAAGTCTTTCACCCATCAAGATTTAGGCGTTGCTGATTGAGAGTTGTAACACTCGATCACACACCTTTGTGTCAAAGTGACCTAACAAAAATTGACCTTTGCTGTTAACTGATGGCATTATGCCGAAGTAATAAGTAAAGATCCAGCTAAGTATCAAATCCTTTATGCGTCGAGACTCGATATTTTACAAACTATTTCAACAATCCCCAACTTTACTATTTGAACTATTGACAAATCCTCCAGCAAATGCTGGTGAATATAAATTTGATTCGGTAGCTGTTAAAGAACCAAAATTTGAAATCGATGGGGTATTTTTACCACCAGAAAACCAAAATCCGGGGGTTGTATATTTTTGTGAAGTTCAATTTCAGAAAGACGAACTGCTTTACGAACGAGTATTTGCAGAATCATCGTTATATTTTTACCGCAACCGAGCTAGATTTAGCGATTGGCAAATAGTCATAATTTATCCATCCCGTAATCTAGAACAAAGCGATCTTCATCCCCATCGTGTATTTTTAAATAGCGAACAAGTACATCGAGTGTATCTGGATGAATTGGGAGATATTCGCTCTTTACCTGTGTGGGTAGCATTGATGGTGTTAACTACCATAGAAGAAGAAATTGCACCACAACAAGCGAGATATTTGCTCTCTCGTTCTTCTATTGAACAACCAGAAACTGTAAGTCGCGCCATAATAGAGCTAGTAGTCACAATCATGGTGTACAAATTTGAACAATTAAGCAGAACTGAGGTACAAGAAATGTTAGGAATTACACTCCAACAAACAAGAGTTTATCGAGAAATTAAGGAAGAGGGAATACAGGAAGGAGAGCAGCGAGGACGAGAACAGGGAGAAAAATCGCTAATTCTTCGTCAACTAACTCGCCGTGTGGGAAAATTACCTGAAGATGTGCATGAGCGCATTGAAACTCTGTCTTTGGAACAATTAGAAAATCTTGGTGAAGCACTGTTAGATTTTACCAGTCTGGCTGATTTGCTCTCTTGGCTAGAAGCACTTGGGGATTAAGATAGCGATCGCTCTGTGATGAATACCTGTTTATATGGTATTGTTTAAGGAATGTATTAATTAAGCTCGCCCGCTTTTTGTTGGTTTAACTACGCACTCAGGAAACTCGCTTTTGAGCGCCGGAAACACAGGACAAGGTGCTTGTTCTTGTAAATTCTCCGGTTTACTCCAAGTGAATGGGGCTTTTTGCGACGCAGACATCCACAACAATCGTTTGGCTCTTGTCATCGCTACATAAAGCAACCGATATTCTTCTGCAGTTTTCAAACTTTTTGCTTGTTCCCAAGCTTGAGTGACGTCTGGTATTTGCGGTTCTTTGTGTAGTGCTGCTCGCACTTGGGCGCGAGCTACTTCAGATAAGGTAAAATTGCCGAGGAATTGACTTTGGGGCGGTACCCAAAACCTACCAGGAATCAAATTTTCATGGAGAAAGGGAAGAAAAACATAGTCCCAGTCTAATCCTTTGGCTTTGTGCATGGTAATGATGGTCAGTTGACCGTTGCGGGTGTAGCGGGCTTCTAAATCTTCAGTTTCCACCGCTTCAAATCTTTCGGAACTGACGATTTCACTCAAAGCTGATAGCATCGCTCCCATGGAACTATCACCAGCTATCTGCTGATTGACTCTTTCTGTGAGTTTATCAGCGGTTGCTAGTTCTGCTTGGTCATAGTTTAGTGTCAAAGCGAGGAAGGAAATCAGGTGATAAATCGGTAATTCTAACCGGGCGCGGAGTAAACTACGACATAAGTGTGAGGCTTTTTGTACCGCCTCTAATTGGGGTGGAGCTAGGGGGCCAGGATACAAAAAGTCTTCTGGTAAGCTAGCTAGGGCGTTGAGGTCTTGAGTTGGTATCAACTGACGCTTGACTAAAACCTCAAGGGCAACTTTAAGATAATCGGGGGAATGAGGGCGCTCGCAAAATTGCAATAGTCCTAAAATTTCCTGGGGAATATGAGAACGGCGATCGCGTTCTCCTACATCATAAAGTGTAATTTCATGCTCTTTGCATATCGGTGTCAGCGCCTCTGCTAACCATCTTCCTTGGCGATTCTCCCGGACTAAAATTGCTGCACTGATTTTTGTTTGGTCTTGAGCAAATAATTCAATCACCCTTTGTGACAATAATTCTACAGTGTGATAAATATCACGTGGTGTATATAACTCTAATCCTCTTCCCACCGGTGCGGGGTTAGCATCTTGCTGGGGATCGCCTGTGTCTACTGGGCGGATGTATTGGGGACGGAAGGGTGTTTGTTGATTTTTGACGCCGTAGAAGCTGTTGATCCATTCCAGGGCAAAATTAGCCGCAGTGATAATTATTCTCGTACTGCGACCAGCTTGATCCATGGTTGCTAGTTGCTGGAGGCGATCGCATTCGTAGCAAAATTGTCGAAAATAAATCGGATCAGCTGGGGTAAAAGTAGAGTTAATCGCTTGGTTGGGATCACCGACTCTGATTAAATTGATTCGCGATGAAGTGGATGATAAATTTTCCTTTGCTTCCTCATCTCCATCACGCGCCAAAATTTCTAACAACTGGGTCTGTAAGGGGCTAGAATCTTGAGCTTCGTCTTCAAAAACTGCAAAAACTTGGTTTTGTTCTAGGTGACGAGCGCTGGTGTTTTCGAGGACGCGCAGTGCGGCTAAGATCATGTCGTCGTAGTCGATGAACTCGCGCGATCGCATGATGTTTTGATATTGTGCATATAAGCCTGCGGCGATGCTTAAAATTCCATATGCATCTGTGGTTTCGTGACTCCATTGTTGCAAGTTTTCTGGCGATAAACCAGAACTTTTGGCTTCATGAATCACTGTAGTTGCTAATTCTGGTAATACTTCTGTCCGTAATACCGATTGACGACGCAATCTTTCTGTTTCTTCGCCGTCGAATTGGCTACCTTCCAGTAACCGTAAATACCGTTGAGGATGGCTGTTAATCCATTGTTCTACAGCGGTTCTGATAAAGCGATGACTTTGGTTTGGTGTAATTAATGTGACATTTTCTAACTGCAAACCAGATAAATTAGGATAGCGACTGGCGATATTGAGTGCTAAACCATGCAAGGTATGGACAACAAAGCCGGTCTGCGGTAGAGATAAATCTTCGCGTAAATATTTGCGGATTTTGGCTTTAATATTCGCAGCAGCGGAGCGGGTAAAAGTCACCACTACCAACTGACGACGAGAAGAGGAACCAGATTGAGTATAACATTCATATTGGCGAGCAATAGCGATCGCTGCTGCTGCTGCCATCCCTGTAGATTTACCAGCACCAGGAACCGCAGACACAGCTAACGGCCCAGCTTTCCAATCCGCCATTTGCTGTTGTCCGGGACGCAAACTCTGACAAATACGAGATATGGCCTCTGTGCGCAGGGATGACATCGGCGATGGCTGGACTAGTTCTGAGGGTAGAGATTCTGGAGACACAATTTATAATTCTTAATACGTTATCCTTCTTTCAACTCGCTCTCAGTATAAGAAAGGATAACTGGTTGTTGATAAAGTGGGACTGTGAATGTCACAGTGGAACCGAGTCCTTCACCAAGACTGTAAAAATGCACCTCACCACCCATAGCTTCCACTAATTTTTGAGATATTGCTAATCCTAAACCAGTACCACCAAACTGACGAGTGCGAGAACCGTCAACTTGAGAGAATAATTGAAATAGTTTATCCTGCTTATCTAAAGAGACGCCAATTCCCGTATCAGCGACGCGCACTCGTACCATTCCTGGGAATTGCTGCTCTTGGAATTTGGTTTTTTTCCTGACCAAATCAGCGCTGACGGTAACACCGCCTTCTTGGGTGAATTTAATGGCATTATTCACCAAGTTGATCATTACTTGTAGTAATCTTTGATAGTTGCCTTGAACAATTATTTCATCAGAAGTTGCGGGTATTTGCATCCCAAAGCTGAGGTTCCGCATTTGCGCTTGGGGACGCATGAAGTTATCGACATCATTAAATAATTCATCTAGTTTTACTGGTGTGCAGTCAAGCTCCATTTTCCCAGCTTCAATTTTGGCAATATCCAAAATGTCGCTGACGACTTCCAGTAGGTGTAATGATAGATGATGGGCTTCACAGAGAAATTCTTTTTGTTCTTCTGGATCATCTGCCATTCCGTCTAAAATCAGCTTTAGGAAACCGATCATCCCGTTGAGGGGTGTACGAATTTCGTGGGAGACATTAGCCAGAAACTCGCTTTTGAGACGGGAAGCTTCTTCGGCTTTTTGACGAGCTATTTCTAATTCTTGGTATAAGGTAGCATGAGCGATCGCTGTGCCTAATTGATCTGCTACTTCCTTTGCTAGTTCGATTTCCGCTTCTGTCAAAGGATAGCACTCATCCCGCAGACTCAAAGCAATTAATCCATTTGCTTGGTCTTGGTGGGATGTTGCTACTAGTAAGATTTTTTTATTGGGACATAAATTATACCTTGGCACTTCCATAACAATTGGTTCCAAGGTGGTCAAAACTTGAATAAAAGCAGGTTCAGCGGTGACATCGATTTCTACACCCCGCATTGAGCGCAGGTCTGATTGATGATACTCTGCTATCACCTGTAATTTTGTGTTGGATGGCTGATATGGGAACATCACACACCGCTCTAGTCGGAGTGCTTTCCCTAGACTATCAACTGTTTGTTGCCAGATGATATCTATGTCCAAGTTGCGGCGGATATTCCTGGTGATTCTGTTGACAATTTTTTGGTGTTTGTGCGATCGCAGCGCTAATTCTAACTGTGTTGGTGTTTTTAATATTACATCATCTGCTTGCTGATTAATTTTAGTCTGCAATAAGCGACCCATCACGAACACTGTAGTAGCAACTTTACCCAATTTCGGCATCACGGGGCTAATAATCAATTCCAACTCAAATAACTGCTGGTGATGACTAAACCAGCACTGCAATTTTTCCGGTACCAAATTTGTTAATACCTCGTGGAGCTTTTCTAAATAAGAGCTTTTGTCTGCGGGTACAAAGCTTTCATACTCACTCACTTCGTCATTTAGCTGCTGGGGGTTTAATCCCAGCAGTTCACTTTGCTGCCAATAAAAGCTCAGATAGCGCCCTGTTCCATCTTGCGTATACACCAACTCTGCCCCCAGACTATGTATGGGTATACCAGTCTGATTGGTAACAGATTCCATATTTTGAGAGAATAAGTTAGGCAATTGAGAATTGGCAGTAATAATCATTAATCGAGTTGAATAATAAACTAGCCGCCGACAACCGAGTTGTTAAAGCTGCTTAAAGTTTGGCATAAATTATTACAGCTTTGACAAGCTCAATTGGTGATTTACCCTCTCTGGAAGGCAGATTGAAAGATTTTACATGTTTTTTATTTTGCATTTATCATTTATTTATAAAATCAATCATTCCATTCGCCTCTAGCGGGAACGGGCGTGCGCTTGGGAGAGCGTGTCAGTTCATCATCTCTGGGAACTTCACCCCGTAACCATTGACGAATTGCTACTTCGATCACTTTACTAGGATCATTGGTTAGGTGCTGAATTTGCTCCACTAACTCAGAATCCAGGTGAACTGCAATTTCTACCTTGTCAGCGTGTCTATTTTCCGCATCGGTAGATTTTTCTTTCATATTCATAGGTTTTTATGCTCAGAATTTTTTTGTCAACAACTTTGTAAAGCAGTTTTCTTCTCATTTCGGGTTATTTCACTGACAAATGTAAAATTTATAGTTACATGTTTCCCCGAAATCCCACCAAATTAATAGTTTCCGGTAGCAAGTGATAATTATTATAGAACTTACTAGACAACACTCTCTAGAAGTTTTGTCAGCCAACAGGTGCAAAGCGGACGATGAAAAATAGCCACCGCCTGTAAAAACCCGACGATGTACTTATATACACTTATTGTACGCTGTTGGTTGATCAATACCAGCAACCAAAATATAGACTTTTATTGATTCTTAAAGGAATAGGGCTAGAGAAGTGGGGAAGGATAAATTCTTTTTCTTTCCACACTACCCAAACTCCCTGATCTTTCAACGCCCCATACCCAATCAAAACACTATGCAGCGTCCTGAGCTAAGAAAGCATTAAAATACATGAAGTAAATAGCTTTATTAACCTTGGTTGCTGCTTCAGCAAAGATAGTATATGACTGACGTTCCCGCAGTTCGCATTCGCAATT is a genomic window of Fortiea contorta PCC 7126 containing:
- a CDS encoding DUF29 domain-containing protein is translated as MTTPQPTVFKNSCLYDQDFYLWIQTTAKQLKEGRFSEVDLENLIEEIECMGRSEKHALVSNLVVLLMHLLKYKYQPENRSNSWKATIREHRRRLTISFKDSPSLKPYFLEVLTQSYQDARKQASDETGLSLDTFPLESPFTADECLDEDFLPN
- a CDS encoding metal-binding protein; its protein translation is MPSGQTHDRITLYALPLVTGIALWQTKSSNLTLLVAGGFLFGGLMFGPDLDIYSVQFQRWGFLRWIWLPYQKSLRHRSFLSHGPIIGTTLRVIYLGGLLGFVAILVLLVVGKLGGVAFTWQDLGVGVKRSLSIYSGEFLALFLGLELGAMSHSLSDWGGSAYKRFQKQGIQGLLPREKIRRRKPKKRAVGRSKPGR
- the mazG gene encoding nucleoside triphosphate pyrophosphohydrolase yields the protein MESQNQTLAALQELIEVVEKLRSPDGGCPWDLAQTPTSLTPYVIEEAYEVVDAIKQGDQKAIAEELGDLLLQVVLQAQIAREAGEFSLRDVAEGISQKLIRRHPHVFGDVSVTSVDEVRQNWEQIKAAEKGELSPENQKLSTKLSRYGRTLPPLTAAMKISQKAADVGFEWENIAGVWAKFDEELTEFQQALATETPANQQAELGDLLFAVVQLARWHHLDPEAGLQGTNERFVQRIKKMEAFADRPLSDYTLAELESLWQQAKAQIARESQATDNC
- a CDS encoding glutamate-5-semialdehyde dehydrogenase — encoded protein: MTVVQTISPLVHLAQKTRQAASLLALLSTEEKNQAIAAIAQALESAKDEICQANIADCEAAAADGIAKPLYKRLQLDEHKLRDAIAGVRDVERLADPVGQVQIHREIDTGLILQRITCPLGVLGIIFEARPEAAIQIVSLAIKSGNAVILKGGKEAVRSCEAIVKAIKQGLSTTAVNADVVQLLTTREEILELLQLDKYVDLIIPRGSNSFVRFVQENTRIPVLGHAEGICHLYIDQNIDLSKAVAITVDAKIQYPAACNAIETLLVHKSIAPIFLPQVAQALQANHVELRGDKATLEILDNITAATELDWETEYSDLILSIKIVDSLAEAIAHINYYGSRHTEAIVTEDLKAAQTFLVMVNAAGVYHNCSTRFADGFRYGFGAEVGISTQQMPPRGPVGLEGLVTYKYQMTGDGHIVATYTGANAKSFTHQDLGVAD
- a CDS encoding Rpn family recombination-promoting nuclease/putative transposase — translated: MRRDSIFYKLFQQSPTLLFELLTNPPANAGEYKFDSVAVKEPKFEIDGVFLPPENQNPGVVYFCEVQFQKDELLYERVFAESSLYFYRNRARFSDWQIVIIYPSRNLEQSDLHPHRVFLNSEQVHRVYLDELGDIRSLPVWVALMVLTTIEEEIAPQQARYLLSRSSIEQPETVSRAIIELVVTIMVYKFEQLSRTEVQEMLGITLQQTRVYREIKEEGIQEGEQRGREQGEKSLILRQLTRRVGKLPEDVHERIETLSLEQLENLGEALLDFTSLADLLSWLEALGD
- a CDS encoding ATP-dependent helicase — encoded protein: MSSLRTEAISRICQSLRPGQQQMADWKAGPLAVSAVPGAGKSTGMAAAAAIAIARQYECYTQSGSSSRRQLVVVTFTRSAAANIKAKIRKYLREDLSLPQTGFVVHTLHGLALNIASRYPNLSGLQLENVTLITPNQSHRFIRTAVEQWINSHPQRYLRLLEGSQFDGEETERLRRQSVLRTEVLPELATTVIHEAKSSGLSPENLQQWSHETTDAYGILSIAAGLYAQYQNIMRSREFIDYDDMILAALRVLENTSARHLEQNQVFAVFEDEAQDSSPLQTQLLEILARDGDEEAKENLSSTSSRINLIRVGDPNQAINSTFTPADPIYFRQFCYECDRLQQLATMDQAGRSTRIIITAANFALEWINSFYGVKNQQTPFRPQYIRPVDTGDPQQDANPAPVGRGLELYTPRDIYHTVELLSQRVIELFAQDQTKISAAILVRENRQGRWLAEALTPICKEHEITLYDVGERDRRSHIPQEILGLLQFCERPHSPDYLKVALEVLVKRQLIPTQDLNALASLPEDFLYPGPLAPPQLEAVQKASHLCRSLLRARLELPIYHLISFLALTLNYDQAELATADKLTERVNQQIAGDSSMGAMLSALSEIVSSERFEAVETEDLEARYTRNGQLTIITMHKAKGLDWDYVFLPFLHENLIPGRFWVPPQSQFLGNFTLSEVARAQVRAALHKEPQIPDVTQAWEQAKSLKTAEEYRLLYVAMTRAKRLLWMSASQKAPFTWSKPENLQEQAPCPVFPALKSEFPECVVKPTKSGRA
- a CDS encoding sensor histidine kinase, yielding MIITANSQLPNLFSQNMESVTNQTGIPIHSLGAELVYTQDGTGRYLSFYWQQSELLGLNPQQLNDEVSEYESFVPADKSSYLEKLHEVLTNLVPEKLQCWFSHHQQLFELELIISPVMPKLGKVATTVFVMGRLLQTKINQQADDVILKTPTQLELALRSHKHQKIVNRITRNIRRNLDIDIIWQQTVDSLGKALRLERCVMFPYQPSNTKLQVIAEYHQSDLRSMRGVEIDVTAEPAFIQVLTTLEPIVMEVPRYNLCPNKKILLVATSHQDQANGLIALSLRDECYPLTEAEIELAKEVADQLGTAIAHATLYQELEIARQKAEEASRLKSEFLANVSHEIRTPLNGMIGFLKLILDGMADDPEEQKEFLCEAHHLSLHLLEVVSDILDIAKIEAGKMELDCTPVKLDELFNDVDNFMRPQAQMRNLSFGMQIPATSDEIIVQGNYQRLLQVMINLVNNAIKFTQEGGVTVSADLVRKKTKFQEQQFPGMVRVRVADTGIGVSLDKQDKLFQLFSQVDGSRTRQFGGTGLGLAISQKLVEAMGGEVHFYSLGEGLGSTVTFTVPLYQQPVILSYTESELKEG